One Acidobacteriota bacterium genomic window, TTTGCCCGATCCGCTCGGCCCCATGATGGCAAACAGTTCCCCTGGCCGCACCGCGAGGCTGATGTCCTTAACGGCTTCCACCTGTGTGCGTCCTTCGCCATAAACTTTGAGCAGATTCTTCGTCTCGATTGCGTATTCCATCGGTTGATGCTCTCCTGAGTTCCCGATCCTCCGCTAAGGATTTCGGCCCACTTCGCCCAAATGCCTCAGGTCCCCAATACGCTGCGTGGATCCACCTTGGTTGCCCGCCGAATCGCCATGATGCTGGCCAGAACCGCGATGATGGCGATAACCACCAGCATCTGGACGACATCCCCGGCCGTAGCAACAACTCTTCTTGGGAAATAAGGCTCGCTGGCCTTTTCAAGCACCGCTCCCAGCAGGGTTCCCAGAAGCCCCATGAGCACGGCCTGCTCGAGAATCATGGCGTAGATGCGGTGTCCCTGTGTGCCCAGCAGCTTCAACACAGCTATTTCTTTGATTTTGTCCAGCGTGAACGTGTAGATGATAAGGCCGATCACAACACCGGCAATGAGCAGCAGAATGAGGCGAAATAGTGACAGTTGCATCAGGATGAGCCGGTTCGAGCCCATCAGTTGCATGTTCACCTCCCGTGCTGCTGTATAGACCTGGAGATGTTTCCACCGCGCGATCTCTTTTGCCACTTGCTCAACCGGCACCCCGGGTGCGACCTTCACCGCGATCGCGTTGACAAAGCTCAAATCCTCCGGAATTTGGGAAGCGTTCTCGGCCAATGTGCCAGTCAAGCGCGGAACCAGGGCCGCTTCGCCTGTTTCCTGGGGTTCGCCGTTGTCTACTGCAAATCCCTGGCGGTCAATCGGGTCAGGCACACCCGCGATCTCGGCTTCTGTGCGTCGGCGAATATTGCGCAGCAGATCCGGGTCCGCCTCGAAGAGCATGTTTTGCGCGTCGGTCAAAGTTGCGTAAATCACCGGGTCAGCAGTGTACCCAACCATGTTCTTCGCCAATCCGACCACGGTGTAATCAAAATCCCCGATGCGAATGCGTTCGCCAACCGGCAGCCCGGTCTTCACGTCCGCGACAATCTCGTAATGGCTGGCTTCGATACCTCGCCCAGCGACGATCACCGGCGGGCCGCCAATGTGACCCGGCTCATACCCAATTACGATGAACCGCAAGTCATGCGGAATATTCATCCAGCCCGGTTTGACCATCGTTCGCGTCCCGATCAGGGTGTTCATATACATCAGCTTCATCAGTGGCGTCGGATGGAACGGTCGCTCTACGTGGTCCCAAGCCATGACCAGCGGACTCGCCTCAGCCACTCCGTCCATCGCCTGAATGGCGTGGTAATAGTCCTCGGGAAAGCGCGAGATCTCGACGAATGGACCGAGCCAGTCTTTTTGGACAACCCAAAGGTCGGCGTCCGTTTTCTGGATGATGGTCGCGGAGTCGAGGATAACACCGCGAATAATGCCGCCGATCGTCAGCTCCACCATCAAGAGAAGACCGACCCCGATAGTCGCGCTTACGAACTTGAACAGATGGTAGCGAACGTCTTTGACCGCCAGATTCACTCGAACCTCCTATTGCAAAAGCTCCCCGCATTCAGCGATTGCGATCACCTGCCGCAGGAAATCGGCCTGCTGCCTGTTGGCGCTAGTGACAGCTTGCTTGTCACTCCTCACTCTCCACTCGACGCCGATGCAATGCGCACTTTCTCATGGAGTTCGATCCCCATTGGTTTTGTAATGACCCAATCGCCGCGCTTGAGCTCTCCCTTGACGGCCTTAACCGCGATGATCGGCAAGCGCGGGCTGCTGGCAAGAGACTCGACGATAACAGGGCGCACCCTGTTATCAGCGCCCACGACCAGGATCATTCGCTCGGCGCCGGCTTGCATAACGGCAGAGGCGGGCACTGCCAGCGCATCCTTCGCCTCGCTGACCCGGATATACACATCCGCCCATTGCCCAAGTTCGAGTTCTTGAGCCGGGAGCGGGAACTGGACTTCGACGGTCATTTCCTCGGTCGTCGGGTCCGCTTGGGGACTTATCCGGAAAACGCTCCCAGGGATCGGGTCATTGGCGCGGCCGCGCAGGACGACGGTAGCCGGCTGGCCTGCTCGGATTTTGCCGGAGAAGCGCTGGTCCACATAGGCGTCCACCATGGTGATGCTTGGGTCTGCGATAGTTACCACCGGCTCGCCAGGAACGACGGCGTCGCCGGGCCGCTTGGGCAAATCGGTTACCACCCCGCTCAAATACGTAAAAACCCTGGTCTCTGAGAGATTGAACTCCTCAAACTTGACGTCGGCCTTAGCCGCCTGAACTTCGCGTTCTGCCGCTCTGACGTCGGCTTCGGCGGCGTTAACAGCGCTTGCCGCCACGCGATACCGTTCATCATATCCGTCCGCCTCTTCCTGGCTGACTGCTCCCGCCGCAACCAGGTATTTTTCACGCCCCCAGGCGCGCTTCGTCTGCCATCGCGTCGCAACCCTTTCCGCTACCGCCGCCCGGGAGGCTTGTTCTGCGGCATACGCCGCTGCCAAGCGGGCTTGTGCGCGCTCCAGGTCGCGGAGGATATCCGTATTTTCCAATTCAGCAATGAGCTGGCCTTGGTGGACGAAATCTCCCTGGTCAACAAAGACCCGTTCGATCCGTCCGGGAATCTTCGCCCCCACTCTCGCCAGCCTGTCAACGGTAACCACTCCACTCCCCTCGACTTCAGCCGGGACGTTCCGCTGCTCGACGCGCACAACGGAAACCTCCGGAGGCGTGAGGAATTTCTTCTTGACGATAAAAAACACGATCACAGCAAACAACACGTACAAAAGCCGCTTGCCCATCTTTCTCAGGCCGAATCTATCGCGCTGTTGCTGCTGTTCTGTCCTGTCCATGGACCGCTCCTTACTGCCCTGTCTCGCGGTTGAGTGCAGCCGTGGCGACGGTCGAGTCGGCCAGCGCGCGGTAGTAATCCGCTTCCGAGGTCAATAGCGCCGCCTGGGCGTCCAGCAAGTGCTCGATTCTGTCCCGCCCATACCGCACCATCAGTTGTTCGATCCGCAGCGTTTCCCGCGCATCGGCAATAGATGATTGCGTTGCTCGAATACGCGCTTCCGCGTCCCGCACCTGGAGCCAGGCTGTCCGCGCCCGCTCGATCGCGTCCAGCCGCTCCTGTTCGGCCTTTGAGCGGGCTTCAAGTTCGCGGCTCTTGGCCTCCGCCACGCGATGCTTGAGCTGCCGATCAAAGATGGGGTAGCTGAAGGTAAAGCCGGCGATCGCTCCTCCCCGGTAGGCGGAAAATGGGTCCGGACTGTGGTCATAAAACGCAGTCGAAAGAGAAAACGTCGGACGAAGTTCCGATTTCGCGGCCTTCAAGGAATTCTGCGCGACTTCGACCCGCGCCTCTGCAATCTGGTATTGCGGATTGGCCGCGGCGGCAGCGCGAGTTGCGTCGTCTGAGGAGATCGTAACTTCCGGATGGGGCAACGTCGTCTCGGTGACGACGGGTGTGTCTATTTCGCGGCCCATGAGGGCATTTAACTGGCCTGCCAGGACCTGCCGCTCGTTCCTAAGATCAATGAGCCTGGCTTCGACATCTGCCAGGCGCGTGTCAATCTTGAGCAGGTCGACGCGCGCCACCTTCCCAACCTTTAGGCCCTCCGCCATGTCGCGCCGGCTTTCGGTCAGTGCCTTGACGGATTCCTGGGCGGCCTGAACATCGCGGTCAGTCTCAACCAACCGGGCATAAGTGGTGGAGACTTCGAACACCAGGTTGCTTTCCACGTCGCGCACGTTCGTCTGAGCCATATAACGCTCCGCCTCGGCGACCTGCTGCGCCGACCGTATCCGGCCTCCCGTGTAAATTGGCAAGGTTGCCGTGGCAATTCCAACCAGGTGGCCATCGGCGAACGGTTGGCTTGGCATTTGCACGAGGGGAGTTAGCGGAAACGCCAGGCCGCTCTCCGCCGCCTGATTGCTCCCCAGCATTGCCGCGCCGACGTCCACCTGAGGCAGCCGCTCAGCCTTCGCCGCGGCAACCACCGCCTTTTGGGTGACCACGCCTTGCCGCGTGGCGGCCAATAGAGGGCTGTGTTGCTTCGCATACTCGATGGCGGCGTTGAGCGTCAGAACACGCGCGTCGGGCTGCTGCGCCCCGAGCCGGCTAGAGAAGAACGACAGAAACAAGAGCGTCTCGCAAGCCCCAACTTTTCGCCATACCGGTTTGATCATTATTTGAGGCCTCCTGTGGCGCGCTCAATCAGGACACAAAAAGCGTCGGCGGAAACCTGATTTGCGCCCGAAGCTTTCCATTGCTCGAGCGCCTTGGCGAGCTCCAGCCGAAAACTATTAAGCGTCCGCAGCTGCTCCTCGATGTCGTGCAGATGGCGTTCGGCAAGCGTTATGACTTTGCTGCACGGACATTGTCCGCGGCCCTTCATTCGCAGGATTTCCCTTATCTCTTCGAGAGAAAACCCCAATGCCTTTGCTTGGCGAATAAAACGAAGCTGCTTCAGGTGCGCCTCCGCGTAGCGGCGGTAACCGGATTCCGTTCTGCCTGGATCCTGCAGTAACCCCTGCCGCTCATAGAAGCGGACCGTTTGGATGTTGACGTGGGCCTTCGAGGCCAACTCGCCGATCTTCATGAGAACTTCACCTCCTGACGCGGCCTTTTCCCGTTCGCCTCTATTGGATGAACCCTATACCGGCTACTGGGTTCAGAAAATTTTGCGATCGCTCTAAGCCGTTACTGCGGCAGACCGAACCCGGGGCATCGCGAACTTACTCGCGGGTTCCCTCAGCGGCCAGACTAACGGTTATACCTGTGTATAGAGTCAAGCCCTTTTATTGAATGGCGAGGCAATAAGCGCCTGTTGGTGAAATTCGGAAAGGGAAAAGAACGAAAAAACTGCTTGACTCTATACACGTGTACGGCCTCTAGCCTCAAATCGAAAGGGGTGAGTGATGCTGGAGGCCATCGAGAAAACACAAACCAGGAGCCAGCGGCGTCCTGGGCGCTGGGTGCCGCTTTTCAGTTATCTTTCTCTATTCGGCTCATTTGGGACTTTGTTGTGTTGCGCCCTGCCCTCGCTGTTGGTTCTGCTCGGCCTGGGGGCGACGATGGCTTCTTTCCTGTCCGCATTGCCATTCCTCGAGACAATGTCCCGGTACAAACCGTGGACCTTTAGCATCTCAGGTGTCCTGATCGCTGCCGACTGGATTTATCTTTACTGGCTTGCGCCGAGACTTCGCGCCCGGAGCGGCACGGGGGAGGTTTGCCCCGTGGACGGCCCAAGCGCGTGCTCGACCGCCGACCGAGTCAGCCGCGTGACGCTCTGGGTGGCGACGGGAATCTACGCGGTCGGATTCTTCACTGCCTTCATTCTGGGGCCGCTGCTATGGAAATTTGGGTCATAAGAGAGAGGCCGCTTGAGGACGACGGAAGGAGAAAGCGAGTCTGCGCCGGGAGAGCCAATCCTTCCGCTTGACTCTATACCTAACAACAGGGTTTAGCCTATGCATGTGGAGTTGCGCGAGCGTTGAGGCTGAAGACATAGAGATGGTGATGACCCGTACTAACCCAACTCGTCCTACCCCTTCCTGGACCAACATTCTGCGGCGCGCCGCCTTGCTGGCGCTGGCTCCCTGCTTGATGATGGTCCTCATTTCGAGTGGCGCGTACGCTTCCGGTCACGGGCCGCTTTTTGGCCTGAGCGAGCCCGTGCTCGGGAAAGGGGCGGTAGAGCTAGATGAATTCTTTGGTGCCCGCGGAGGCTCACCGTTTGACGGCACAATGTTCACGAGCATGCTTTCCTACGGCGTTACTGGCAATCTCCAGCTCTCTGTCACCGCCCCATACTTGATCCACCAGCCTGTATTGCCGACCTTTCGCTTGAACGCCATGATGCCAGGGAACAACGAAGCAGAGGGCATCCTGGCTTGGCGCTTCCAAAGGAAGGAGTGGAGCGTTGGAAAACGCTATGGGAGCACGGCCTACTTTGGGCTTGATCTTCCAACCGGATCGAACGCCCTGGGCATTCGAGGCGGGCCGGGCTTTTACGAGGCCGTCGCAACCGGTTATGCATCCCGGAGTTGGTATTTGTGGGGCGGAATTGGAGACAATCAGTTCACGTCACGCCTGGGAGATCAGCGAGTGAATGATCTCTTTTACAGCGGCGTCTGGGGTTACCGGCCCAAGTTCCTGCGGGGTAAATGGACCAAGCCCGACGGGCGGTTGTTCATTGAGATGATTGGCGACCATTTGGGTTCTGCCGAGCGCGCGGGGGTGAATCTGCCTCAAACCCGTGGCGATCAAATTATGCTCGGCCCAACCACATTGTGGCTGTTTAGGAATTTCGGCATTGAGGGCGGTATTGTCTGGCCCATCTATCAGAATTTTCAGCCCGGCGTGCCACGCGAACACTACCGAATCGCCGCGGACGTTACCTATTTCTTTCCATTAAAGAGTCTGTTTGGGAGGATGTGATGATCAAACTGGCAATCAGGAATGCATGGACCGTGCTAGCCGTCTTTCTGGCGATGCTTGCCATTTCGAGCCCTTCGATGGCCCAGGTATTTCGCGCGCAGGTGCGGATTCAAGGGATGGATTGAAGCATCTGCGCGTATGGGGCTCAAAAGTCCCTCCAGGGCCTGGAAGGCGCTGGCAAAGCACACGTCTTTCTCAACAAGGGGCTCGGCGTCGTCTACTCGAAGAGCGGCGCAAGCTTCGATCCGGAGCAAATTCCGGCGGCAATCAATAACACCGGCTTTTCAGTGCCCGCGGTTCAAGTGACGGTAGCTGGAACAATCGAGAAGTCGGGAAACAATTTGCTGCTCAAAGTTCCTGGACTCAGATACTCGTTCACGCTCAAGGGTGGCAACGCGTATCAGTCTTTGGAGCAGGAGCCGTCGCTAGTCGGAAAGACTGTCACGATCTCTGGCAGCTTGGCGAATCCTTCGCCGCACCCGAAGCCGCCCTTTGAGCTGTCGGTTGATTCTTTTGAGCGCGGCGCAAAGCCGCCCACGCCGGGCGGTGCGAAAACTTAGATTGCCACCAGTGCATTGATGTTCCGAGCGCGCAATCGTCGGATAGCGGTTACAAATTCCCTCGGAATCGTGGCGTAAAGAAACATAGGGGGCATCGTCCATGTTCAAGTCTGCGATTCTCGAAGTCGTCGGAGACCTGCAACTCCACTGTTCGGGCTGCGAGCAGCGCGTCGAGCGGCTGCTCAAGCGCGTGCACGGCGTAGCGCAGGTTCATGCGCAGGCAAAAAATCAACGCATTGAGGTAATGTTTGATTCGGGGGTGGCGGAACCCGCTGCCATCCAAAAGCGACTACGCGAGGCTGGTTACGAAACCCGGGAGGCAACTTCGCAGCAGCCAGCCACGACAGAATCAATCTCCGAGGCTGATAGCGGTGAAGGGACGCCGATACGCAATGCCCCCTTAAGAGGCAAGAATCACCTTCGTCCCCTCGCCGCGATCTCCACCATTACGCTTCTGCTCCTGGGAGTGGCAGGCTACCTGCTGTACTTGCATGCGGGGTCCATTCTCGAGAGAGGCTAGGCATTGCCTCCGCTGCTCTTCCTGGCATTGGCGCTAATCGGCGGAGCCGCTTCTTTCTTCTCGCCTTGCAGTATCGCCATCACGCCGGCGTTTCTGGCCTATCTCGCCACCGGGACGCTGCCCGAAAAAGAAACACGCGTCCTCTCGCGCCCACTCATCTGGGCGGCACTCCTCGTCGCCTCGGGCATTGTCGTTTTCTATGCGGTAGCGGGCAGCATCGTCGGGCTCGTCGGCAGCATTGCTTACAATTACCTGATTTATTTCATTCCTGTCGTCGGTTTAGCATTCCTTCTGCTTGGGGCACTGATATTGTTGGGACGCGTCGGCGGGTTGGGATTCGTGGAACGTTGGAACCCGATGAATCGCCTTTATGCGCGCCAGGAAGTCGCCGAACCTGCCGTGGGCACGCGCCGTAAAAGCACGTTCGTAGCGTTCGGGTTTGCCTATGCTGCCGCGTCGCATACGTGTTCGCTGCCGATCTTTCTCGGCATTCTTCTGGTCCCTCTTGTGGTCGGTAATTACCCGCTCGCCGCACTCTCGGTCTTTGCCTACGGCTTCGCCATTGCCCTTCTGGTGGTAACAATGATGGCGCTCGGCCATCGGGTATCTGCCGGCCTGCGGAGTTTAGGGCCTTGGCTGATGC contains:
- a CDS encoding ABC transporter permease — encoded protein: MNLAVKDVRYHLFKFVSATIGVGLLLMVELTIGGIIRGVILDSATIIQKTDADLWVVQKDWLGPFVEISRFPEDYYHAIQAMDGVAEASPLVMAWDHVERPFHPTPLMKLMYMNTLIGTRTMVKPGWMNIPHDLRFIVIGYEPGHIGGPPVIVAGRGIEASHYEIVADVKTGLPVGERIRIGDFDYTVVGLAKNMVGYTADPVIYATLTDAQNMLFEADPDLLRNIRRRTEAEIAGVPDPIDRQGFAVDNGEPQETGEAALVPRLTGTLAENASQIPEDLSFVNAIAVKVAPGVPVEQVAKEIARWKHLQVYTAAREVNMQLMGSNRLILMQLSLFRLILLLIAGVVIGLIIYTFTLDKIKEIAVLKLLGTQGHRIYAMILEQAVLMGLLGTLLGAVLEKASEPYFPRRVVATAGDVVQMLVVIAIIAVLASIMAIRRATKVDPRSVLGT
- a CDS encoding TolC family protein; this translates as MIKPVWRKVGACETLLFLSFFSSRLGAQQPDARVLTLNAAIEYAKQHSPLLAATRQGVVTQKAVVAAAKAERLPQVDVGAAMLGSNQAAESGLAFPLTPLVQMPSQPFADGHLVGIATATLPIYTGGRIRSAQQVAEAERYMAQTNVRDVESNLVFEVSTTYARLVETDRDVQAAQESVKALTESRRDMAEGLKVGKVARVDLLKIDTRLADVEARLIDLRNERQVLAGQLNALMGREIDTPVVTETTLPHPEVTISSDDATRAAAAANPQYQIAEARVEVAQNSLKAAKSELRPTFSLSTAFYDHSPDPFSAYRGGAIAGFTFSYPIFDRQLKHRVAEAKSRELEARSKAEQERLDAIERARTAWLQVRDAEARIRATQSSIADARETLRIEQLMVRYGRDRIEHLLDAQAALLTSEADYYRALADSTVATAALNRETGQ
- a CDS encoding efflux RND transporter periplasmic adaptor subunit, giving the protein MDRTEQQQQRDRFGLRKMGKRLLYVLFAVIVFFIVKKKFLTPPEVSVVRVEQRNVPAEVEGSGVVTVDRLARVGAKIPGRIERVFVDQGDFVHQGQLIAELENTDILRDLERAQARLAAAYAAEQASRAAVAERVATRWQTKRAWGREKYLVAAGAVSQEEADGYDERYRVAASAVNAAEADVRAAEREVQAAKADVKFEEFNLSETRVFTYLSGVVTDLPKRPGDAVVPGEPVVTIADPSITMVDAYVDQRFSGKIRAGQPATVVLRGRANDPIPGSVFRISPQADPTTEEMTVEVQFPLPAQELELGQWADVYIRVSEAKDALAVPASAVMQAGAERMILVVGADNRVRPVIVESLASSPRLPIIAVKAVKGELKRGDWVITKPMGIELHEKVRIASASSGE
- a CDS encoding heavy metal-responsive transcriptional regulator, encoding MKIGELASKAHVNIQTVRFYERQGLLQDPGRTESGYRRYAEAHLKQLRFIRQAKALGFSLEEIREILRMKGRGQCPCSKVITLAERHLHDIEEQLRTLNSFRLELAKALEQWKASGANQVSADAFCVLIERATGGLK